Proteins from one Niallia circulans genomic window:
- a CDS encoding NAD-dependent malic enzyme, with translation MSVPDNVIITTLKGKEVLSNPFINKGTAFTREEREELGLDGLLPPHVLTLDEQANRAYEQYSMRTTNLFKNGLLYDLYNRNVVLFYRLLKDHLAEMLPIIYTPTVGEAIQTYSHSYHRPGGLYLSIDHPEGIEKGFANLGAVKNDIDLIVVTDSESILGIGDQGVGGINIAIGKLAVYTAAAGIDPSRVLPIVLDVGTNNQSLIDDPIYIGNKFARVRGERYDKFIDLFVHTARKFFPEVLIHWEDLGNVNARNILEKYGDKILTFNDDIQGTGAVTLAAIMSSLKTTGTSLKDQRIVVFGPGAAGIGNADQMVDAMVLDGLSEAEAYDRFWAFDYRGLLTDETPDVLKFQMPYVRKGEEVKDWERNGDGLIPLLEVVKRVKPTILIGTSGQAGAFTEEIIKEMAKHVEHPIIMPMSNPTHLAEAIPENLIHWTEGKALIATGSPFDNVEYNGVSYEIGQSNNAFVFPGLGLGAIVAKAEVISKGMFAAAANAVAEMCETSEQGSSLLPPIEKLHDVSIYVAVQVAKAAQEEGIARADITDVPQAVVDAVWQPEYKEIKSVGIWTRV, from the coding sequence ATGAGCGTGCCCGATAATGTAATCATAACAACATTAAAAGGAAAAGAAGTTCTATCTAATCCTTTTATAAATAAGGGAACAGCATTTACTAGAGAGGAAAGGGAGGAGCTTGGGCTCGACGGTTTGTTGCCGCCCCATGTGCTTACCCTTGATGAACAGGCAAACAGAGCCTATGAGCAATATTCAATGAGGACTACAAATCTTTTCAAAAACGGGTTGCTTTATGATTTATATAACCGAAATGTCGTCCTTTTTTATCGCCTGTTAAAAGATCACTTAGCAGAAATGCTTCCAATCATCTATACACCTACTGTAGGGGAAGCGATTCAGACTTACTCTCACAGCTATCACCGTCCAGGTGGTTTATATCTTTCGATTGACCACCCTGAAGGCATTGAAAAAGGCTTCGCTAATCTAGGGGCAGTCAAAAATGATATTGATCTAATTGTTGTCACAGATTCCGAAAGTATTCTTGGCATTGGCGATCAAGGGGTAGGCGGTATAAATATTGCGATTGGTAAACTGGCTGTTTATACGGCAGCAGCTGGGATTGATCCAAGCCGTGTGTTGCCTATTGTGTTGGATGTCGGCACAAACAATCAGTCTTTAATTGATGATCCTATCTATATTGGTAACAAATTCGCCCGTGTTCGTGGCGAGCGTTATGATAAATTTATTGATTTATTCGTTCACACTGCCAGAAAGTTTTTCCCAGAGGTGCTGATACATTGGGAGGATCTTGGTAATGTGAATGCGCGCAATATTTTAGAAAAATACGGAGATAAAATTCTTACTTTTAACGATGATATTCAAGGGACAGGTGCCGTTACGCTTGCGGCTATTATGTCTTCATTAAAAACAACAGGAACATCTTTGAAGGATCAGCGAATTGTAGTGTTTGGACCTGGAGCAGCAGGAATCGGCAATGCAGATCAAATGGTAGATGCCATGGTTCTTGATGGTTTGTCTGAAGCAGAGGCTTATGATCGTTTCTGGGCATTTGACTATCGAGGATTACTGACAGATGAAACACCTGATGTCTTGAAATTCCAAATGCCTTATGTAAGAAAAGGAGAGGAAGTCAAGGACTGGGAAAGGAATGGTGATGGCCTTATTCCATTATTGGAAGTAGTGAAAAGAGTTAAGCCAACCATTCTTATCGGTACTTCAGGACAAGCGGGCGCCTTCACTGAGGAGATAATAAAGGAAATGGCCAAACATGTGGAGCATCCAATCATCATGCCTATGTCAAACCCAACTCATCTTGCGGAGGCAATACCAGAGAACTTAATTCACTGGACAGAGGGCAAGGCGCTTATTGCAACAGGAAGCCCGTTTGACAATGTCGAATATAACGGTGTTTCCTATGAAATAGGACAGTCTAATAATGCATTTGTATTCCCAGGTCTTGGTCTTGGGGCAATCGTTGCCAAAGCTGAAGTAATCTCAAAAGGCATGTTCGCAGCAGCAGCAAACGCTGTTGCAGAGATGTGTGAAACTTCAGAGCAAGGTTCTTCCTTGCTGCCACCAATTGAGAAATTACATGATGTATCCATCTATGTGGCCGTTCAAGTAGCAAAGGCTGCACAGGAGGAAGGGATTGCGCGAGCGGACATTACGGATGTACCACAAGCTGTAGTGGATGCAGTTTGGCAGCCTGAGTATAAGGAAATTAAAAGTGTCGGTATTTGGACGCGGGTTTAA
- a CDS encoding 2-keto-3-deoxygluconate permease: protein MQIPIKKTLDKIPGGMMVVPLFLGVLTNTFFPQFLEIGHFTTALFSKEASSTILACFMFLIGSQINFKLAPKAIKKGAILLSGKFIVGAGLGILIAMIFGPAGILGISPLAILAALLNANGGLYASLASSYGDETDVGAYALFSLKDGPFFTLVALGASGLASIPFQALVGVLIPILIGMILGNIDPDMRKFLGSSKLLLIPFFSFPLGAGMNLNTIIEAGGPGLLLGLIASFTGIGAFLLLKLFKENPIVGLATGSTAGNAVATPAVVAAADPTLSAIAPAATAQVAAACVVSAIICPIIVSYVYKRSEKKKAKRAIVSAA, encoded by the coding sequence ATGCAAATTCCAATTAAGAAAACGCTCGATAAAATTCCAGGTGGGATGATGGTAGTTCCACTTTTTTTAGGGGTATTAACAAACACATTTTTTCCGCAATTTTTAGAGATCGGACATTTTACAACGGCATTATTCAGTAAAGAGGCATCATCCACTATTTTAGCTTGTTTTATGTTTTTAATTGGCTCACAAATTAACTTTAAACTAGCACCGAAGGCTATTAAAAAGGGTGCAATATTATTATCTGGGAAATTTATCGTAGGTGCGGGGTTAGGTATCCTAATTGCTATGATTTTTGGTCCTGCTGGCATACTAGGAATATCACCACTCGCTATTCTTGCAGCATTATTAAATGCTAATGGAGGATTGTATGCATCGCTTGCTTCATCCTATGGTGACGAAACAGATGTTGGGGCATACGCATTGTTTTCGCTAAAAGATGGTCCGTTTTTCACATTAGTAGCATTAGGTGCCTCTGGTCTTGCTTCGATTCCATTTCAAGCACTTGTCGGGGTATTAATTCCAATACTAATTGGGATGATTTTAGGGAATATTGACCCTGATATGAGGAAGTTTCTTGGAAGCAGTAAATTATTATTAATCCCATTTTTCTCCTTCCCATTGGGTGCAGGAATGAACTTAAACACAATTATCGAAGCGGGAGGTCCTGGTTTACTACTTGGATTAATAGCTTCATTTACAGGAATTGGCGCTTTCTTGCTTTTGAAATTATTTAAGGAAAATCCTATCGTTGGTTTAGCAACCGGTTCAACTGCGGGCAATGCTGTAGCGACACCAGCAGTGGTTGCGGCGGCAGACCCAACTCTTTCTGCAATAGCACCAGCTGCAACTGCACAAGTTGCGGCAGCGTGTGTAGTCTCTGCAATAATCTGTCCGATTATTGTCAGCTATGTGTATAAAAGGTCCGAAAAGAAAAAGGCTAAAAGGGCTATTGTAAGTGCAGCATAA
- a CDS encoding response regulator: MINVMIVEDDPMVAQINKRYLTKIEGFRLAATATSVDEAIQLLDTEEIQLILLDIFMPGKLGIELLAHLRKNELEIDVIIISAASDLERIKKALRYGIIDYLIKPFEFDRFNTALTAYLEQTRLIDKQDSVSQQELDSLLLHRDEHVIAEELPKGLAKDTLKQVWDAVQKLKGEPFSTDDIVNIVGISRVSARKYLNFLKDIGILEVKVIYGAVGRPVYQHEYNHFKEHLIKNFL, encoded by the coding sequence TTGATTAATGTTATGATCGTAGAAGATGACCCGATGGTAGCACAAATAAATAAACGCTACCTTACCAAAATTGAAGGGTTCCGGTTGGCTGCAACAGCTACCTCAGTTGATGAAGCTATACAATTACTTGATACGGAAGAAATTCAGCTTATTCTTTTGGATATTTTTATGCCAGGAAAACTTGGAATAGAGCTGTTAGCACATCTTCGGAAAAACGAGCTTGAAATTGATGTTATTATAATTTCTGCTGCATCAGATCTTGAACGCATTAAGAAGGCGTTAAGATATGGAATTATCGACTACTTAATCAAGCCTTTTGAATTCGACAGGTTTAACACAGCACTTACTGCCTATCTGGAGCAAACTCGATTGATTGATAAACAAGATTCGGTAAGTCAACAGGAGCTGGATAGCTTGCTTTTGCACAGAGATGAACATGTTATAGCAGAGGAGCTGCCAAAGGGATTAGCGAAGGATACATTAAAGCAAGTATGGGATGCTGTTCAGAAATTAAAGGGAGAACCTTTTTCGACAGATGACATTGTTAATATTGTCGGTATCTCAAGAGTTTCTGCCAGAAAGTATCTTAATTTTCTTAAGGACATCGGCATCCTTGAAGTTAAGGTTATCTATGGAGCGGTCGGCAGGCCTGTTTATCAGCATGAATATAATCACTTTAAAGAGCACTTAATAAAAAATTTTTTGTAA
- the dcuS gene encoding DcuS/MalK family sensor histidine kinase, which produces MKKGKLSLQAIIIIFVCIVVALSLGITDLLISKSITSSVEETQRDKALNVARTMAVSPLVIRALEGKENQADVQAFANQINEKTNVNFVVVMNMSGIRLSHPEPSKVGRHFLGGDEGPVLKGDEYVSISKGTLGKSMRAFTPIKDSEGKQIGAVAVGISLKSVTEAVDKGRMGIVLGTLIGLLIGIIGAVILARYIKKTLLGLEPSIIAKLLEERSSMLQSVREGIIAIDQEGKITLVNKAASKLFKRAGLEEEPMGRDIEDYLPETRLTRIIKSGEIEIDQEQNLQGVTILVNRVPVVVGNQAVGAIATFRDKTEVQHLAEQLTGVRNYADALRAQAHEFMNKLHVILGLVRTEQYDTLADYVNETVNHRETEMSFVTKKVQDPVLAGFLIGKLSFAREAGVSFSFDCANMLPKPANSEITHELITIIGNLLDNAIEAITNSINKKVHLKLDYADDILTVEVKDTGIGMTTSLQNRILDKGFSTKGNNRGYGLHLLSQAIERLEGELIISSKPGKGTSFAVYVSYQEEDEKN; this is translated from the coding sequence ATGAAAAAGGGCAAACTTAGTTTACAAGCTATCATTATTATATTTGTATGCATTGTGGTTGCGTTATCACTTGGGATAACTGACTTGCTTATAAGTAAAAGTATTACTTCTAGTGTAGAAGAGACACAGAGGGATAAGGCGCTGAATGTCGCAAGGACAATGGCTGTTTCACCTTTAGTGATAAGGGCTCTTGAAGGAAAAGAGAATCAGGCAGATGTTCAAGCTTTTGCTAATCAAATAAATGAAAAAACGAATGTGAACTTTGTTGTTGTTATGAATATGTCTGGTATTCGACTGTCACACCCTGAGCCTAGTAAGGTGGGGAGGCACTTCTTGGGGGGAGATGAAGGTCCTGTTCTTAAGGGCGATGAGTATGTTTCCATTTCAAAGGGAACGCTCGGAAAATCTATGAGGGCGTTTACCCCAATCAAAGATTCAGAGGGCAAACAAATTGGAGCGGTTGCTGTTGGGATTTCTTTGAAAAGTGTAACAGAAGCTGTCGATAAAGGCAGGATGGGGATTGTGTTAGGAACGTTAATTGGACTTCTCATTGGAATAATTGGTGCCGTTATACTGGCAAGGTATATCAAAAAGACTCTGTTAGGACTTGAGCCATCTATTATTGCAAAGCTCCTTGAAGAGCGCAGTTCTATGCTTCAGTCTGTGCGTGAGGGAATTATCGCGATTGATCAGGAAGGTAAAATTACGCTTGTTAACAAGGCAGCAAGTAAGCTTTTTAAAAGGGCTGGTCTTGAAGAAGAGCCAATGGGAAGGGATATTGAGGATTATTTACCGGAAACCCGGTTAACCCGCATTATTAAATCGGGTGAAATAGAGATCGATCAAGAACAGAACCTGCAGGGTGTGACGATATTAGTCAATCGGGTGCCTGTCGTTGTGGGGAATCAAGCGGTCGGAGCTATTGCTACCTTCCGGGATAAAACCGAGGTCCAGCATTTGGCTGAACAGCTGACAGGTGTGCGGAATTATGCAGATGCTCTTCGGGCTCAAGCACATGAATTTATGAATAAGCTGCATGTTATTCTTGGTCTTGTCAGGACTGAACAATACGATACGCTTGCTGATTATGTTAATGAAACAGTAAATCACAGAGAAACAGAAATGAGCTTTGTGACGAAGAAGGTCCAAGATCCTGTGCTTGCCGGATTTCTGATTGGTAAGCTAAGTTTTGCGAGAGAAGCAGGAGTTTCGTTTTCCTTTGATTGTGCCAATATGCTCCCTAAGCCCGCTAATTCAGAAATTACTCATGAGCTGATAACGATTATTGGGAATCTCTTGGATAACGCAATAGAGGCAATTACGAACAGTATCAACAAAAAAGTCCATCTTAAACTGGATTATGCAGATGATATTTTAACAGTCGAGGTTAAAGACACAGGGATTGGTATGACAACTTCCCTTCAAAACAGAATACTGGATAAAGGCTTTTCCACTAAAGGTAATAACCGTGGTTATGGTTTACACCTTTTATCACAGGCAATTGAAAGACTGGAAGGGGAACTGATTATCTCGTCCAAGCCTGGAAAGGGAACGAGTTTTGCTGTTTATGTATCTTATCAAGAGGAGGATGAAAAAAATTGA
- the groL gene encoding chaperonin GroEL (60 kDa chaperone family; promotes refolding of misfolded polypeptides especially under stressful conditions; forms two stacked rings of heptamers to form a barrel-shaped 14mer; ends can be capped by GroES; misfolded proteins enter the barrel where they are refolded when GroES binds), producing the protein MAKDIKFSEEARRSMLRGVDALADAVKVTLGPKGRNVVLEKKYGSPLITNDGVTIAKEIELEDAFENMGAKLVAEVASKTNDVAGDGTTTATVLAQAMIREGLKNVTAGANPMGIRKGMDKAIATAIEELKAISKPIEGKASIAQVAAISAADEEVGQLIAEAMERVGNDGVITIEESKGFTTELDVVEGMQFDRGYVSPYMVTDSDKMEAVLDNPYILITDKKITNIQEILPVLEQVVQQGKPLLIVAEDVEGEANATLVVNKLRGTFTAVAVKAPGFGDRRKAMLEDIAVLTGGEVITEDLGLDLKSATIESLGRAAKVVVTKENTTIVEGAGDSASIASRINQIRAQLEETTSEFDREKLQERLAKLAGGVAVVKVGAATETELKERKLRIEDALNSTRAAVEEGIVAGGGTALLNVYNKVASIEAEGDEATGINIVLRAIEEPVRQIAHNAGLEGSVIVERLKHEAVGTGFNAANGQWVNMIETGIVDPTKVTRSALQNAGSVAAMFLTTEAVVADKPEPAGAGAGMPDMGGMGGMGGMM; encoded by the coding sequence ATGGCTAAAGATATTAAATTTAGTGAAGAAGCTCGCCGCTCTATGCTTCGTGGTGTAGATGCACTTGCTGATGCAGTTAAAGTAACACTTGGACCTAAAGGACGCAATGTTGTGCTTGAAAAGAAATATGGTTCACCACTTATCACAAACGATGGTGTTACAATCGCAAAAGAAATCGAATTAGAAGATGCTTTTGAAAACATGGGTGCAAAACTTGTAGCTGAAGTTGCAAGCAAAACAAATGATGTTGCAGGGGACGGAACAACAACTGCTACAGTATTAGCACAAGCGATGATCCGTGAAGGTCTTAAAAACGTAACTGCTGGTGCAAACCCAATGGGTATCCGCAAAGGGATGGACAAAGCGATTGCAACAGCTATCGAAGAGTTGAAGGCTATCTCAAAACCAATCGAAGGCAAAGCTTCTATTGCACAAGTAGCTGCTATCTCTGCTGCTGATGAGGAAGTTGGTCAATTGATTGCAGAAGCAATGGAACGAGTTGGTAACGACGGTGTTATCACAATTGAAGAATCTAAAGGCTTCACAACTGAATTAGATGTTGTAGAAGGTATGCAATTCGACCGCGGATATGTATCTCCTTACATGGTAACTGATTCAGACAAAATGGAAGCTGTTCTTGACAACCCATACATCTTAATCACTGATAAGAAGATTACTAACATTCAAGAAATCCTGCCAGTGCTTGAGCAAGTTGTTCAACAAGGCAAACCATTATTGATCGTAGCAGAAGATGTAGAAGGTGAAGCAAATGCTACTTTAGTAGTGAACAAACTGCGCGGAACTTTCACAGCTGTTGCTGTTAAAGCACCAGGCTTCGGTGATCGCCGTAAAGCAATGCTAGAAGATATTGCTGTATTGACTGGCGGAGAAGTTATTACAGAAGATCTTGGCTTAGACCTTAAATCTGCTACAATCGAATCATTAGGCCGCGCTGCAAAAGTTGTTGTTACAAAAGAAAACACAACAATTGTTGAAGGTGCTGGAGATTCAGCAAGCATCGCATCACGCATCAACCAAATCCGCGCTCAATTAGAAGAAACTACTTCTGAGTTCGACCGTGAGAAATTACAAGAGCGTCTTGCTAAGCTTGCAGGCGGAGTTGCTGTCGTTAAAGTCGGCGCTGCGACTGAAACTGAATTAAAAGAGCGTAAATTACGTATTGAAGATGCATTGAACTCAACTCGCGCTGCAGTGGAAGAAGGTATTGTAGCTGGTGGTGGTACTGCACTTCTTAACGTATACAACAAAGTTGCGTCTATCGAAGCAGAAGGTGACGAAGCTACTGGTATCAACATCGTTCTTCGTGCAATCGAAGAGCCAGTTCGCCAAATCGCTCACAACGCAGGTCTTGAAGGATCAGTTATCGTTGAGCGCCTTAAACACGAAGCGGTTGGAACAGGCTTCAACGCTGCTAACGGCCAATGGGTTAATATGATCGAAACAGGTATCGTTGATCCAACTAAAGTTACTCGTTCTGCACTTCAAAACGCAGGAAGCGTTGCTGCTATGTTCTTAACAACAGAGGCTGTTGTAGCAGATAAACCTGAACCAGCAGGTGCTGGTGCTGGAATGCCTGATATGGGCGGCATGGGTGGAATGGGCGGCATGATGTAA
- the groES gene encoding co-chaperone GroES codes for MLKPLGDRIVIELVETEEKTASGIVLPDSAKEKPQEGKVVAVGNGRVLDNGERAAIDVSVDDVIIFSKYSGTEVKYEGKEYLILRESDILAIVQ; via the coding sequence TTGTTAAAGCCATTAGGAGATCGAATTGTTATTGAGCTTGTTGAAACAGAAGAAAAAACTGCAAGTGGCATCGTATTGCCTGATTCTGCTAAGGAAAAACCACAAGAAGGTAAAGTAGTAGCAGTTGGAAACGGCCGTGTTCTTGACAATGGAGAACGTGCTGCAATTGATGTTTCTGTTGATGATGTAATTATCTTCTCAAAATATTCTGGAACAGAAGTTAAATATGAAGGGAAAGAATATTTAATCCTTCGCGAAAGCGACATTCTTGCAATCGTACAATAA
- a CDS encoding CPBP family intramembrane glutamic endopeptidase, with protein MKKEYWIIVISYIAMQLSTLIGVPIVMFIGKLLGYDTANLGMASVVIWLIFSFVVTLLVILILLRHEMKNPLRHNAASIPASIGWAVAGVFLALIAQSIAGSIEMALGIEQESENTQQLMGFVEYSPLVIIVIAVAGPILEEIIFRKIIFGVLYNRLGFFLSALISSLVFAAAHMEFVHILLYASMGFTFAFLYVRTKRIWVPITAHVAMNSLVVIIQYNLDAIEEWQRNMENISQFIGGFL; from the coding sequence TTGAAAAAAGAATATTGGATTATTGTAATATCGTATATTGCTATGCAATTATCGACATTAATTGGCGTTCCCATTGTTATGTTTATCGGAAAGCTGTTGGGGTATGATACTGCAAATCTTGGGATGGCCTCCGTAGTTATTTGGCTGATTTTCAGCTTTGTTGTGACATTGCTAGTTATTCTTATCCTGCTTCGCCATGAAATGAAAAATCCCCTTCGCCACAATGCCGCAAGCATCCCTGCAAGCATTGGCTGGGCAGTGGCAGGTGTATTTCTTGCCTTGATTGCTCAAAGTATTGCCGGCTCCATTGAAATGGCTTTAGGTATCGAACAAGAATCAGAAAATACACAGCAGCTTATGGGCTTTGTTGAGTACAGCCCGCTTGTGATAATTGTAATTGCCGTTGCCGGTCCGATCCTGGAAGAAATAATCTTTCGAAAGATTATTTTCGGGGTACTCTATAATCGATTAGGCTTCTTTCTATCTGCGCTGATTAGTTCCCTTGTCTTTGCGGCCGCACATATGGAATTTGTGCATATTCTGCTGTATGCCAGCATGGGCTTCACCTTCGCCTTCCTTTATGTTAGGACGAAAAGAATATGGGTTCCAATTACTGCTCATGTAGCAATGAACTCATTAGTCGTTATCATCCAGTATAATCTGGATGCCATTGAGGAATGGCAAAGGAATATGGAGAATATTTCACAATTTATTGGAGGATTTTTATGA
- a CDS encoding YdiK family protein: MRKSALLSGILYLILGALFTYFAVQSVRDHGGWGFFSYILVILATFDIGTGIRLISFHYFIKRAARKKQER; the protein is encoded by the coding sequence ATGAGAAAGTCAGCATTACTCTCTGGAATACTATATTTAATACTCGGTGCTTTATTTACCTATTTTGCTGTTCAATCAGTCCGTGATCATGGAGGCTGGGGATTCTTCTCTTATATTCTTGTCATACTGGCAACATTTGATATAGGAACTGGAATTCGGCTTATTTCCTTCCATTATTTCATTAAGAGGGCTGCTCGCAAAAAGCAGGAGAGATAA
- a CDS encoding redox-sensing transcriptional repressor Rex produces the protein MSNEIMKIPQATAKRLPLYYRFLKNLHSSGKQRVSSAELSEAVKVDSATIRRDFSYFGALGKKGYGYNVNYLLSFFRKTLDQDELTKVALIGVGNLGVAFLNYNFLKNNNTKIEVAFDIAEDKVGQPIGDVSIHHMDDLEKVILEHDIQVAILTVPAAVAQTITDRLVDSSIKGILNFTPARLSVPASVRIHHIDLAVELQSLVYFLKHYPTPEEAEEE, from the coding sequence ATGAGCAATGAGATAATGAAGATACCGCAAGCGACTGCGAAACGGTTGCCTTTATATTATCGCTTCTTAAAAAATTTGCATTCATCAGGGAAACAAAGAGTTTCGTCTGCAGAACTGAGTGAAGCAGTGAAGGTAGATTCAGCTACCATCAGAAGGGACTTCTCGTATTTCGGGGCGTTAGGAAAAAAAGGGTATGGATATAATGTAAATTACCTACTTTCCTTCTTCCGAAAAACTCTAGATCAAGACGAACTAACGAAGGTTGCCCTGATTGGTGTCGGAAATTTAGGGGTTGCCTTTTTAAATTATAATTTCTTGAAAAACAATAATACGAAAATTGAAGTGGCGTTTGATATTGCAGAGGATAAGGTTGGACAGCCTATTGGAGATGTATCGATTCATCATATGGACGACTTGGAAAAGGTTATCCTTGAGCATGATATTCAGGTTGCTATCTTAACTGTACCAGCTGCAGTTGCACAAACCATAACTGATCGACTTGTTGATAGCTCCATCAAAGGTATTTTGAACTTTACACCGGCCCGATTGTCGGTTCCTGCGAGTGTGCGCATACATCATATTGATTTAGCGGTTGAGCTGCAATCTCTTGTTTATTTCCTTAAGCATTATCCAACACCAGAGGAAGCAGAAGAGGAATGA
- the moaC gene encoding cyclic pyranopterin monophosphate synthase MoaC, translated as MKSFTHFNDEGRAKMVDISEKSETARNAVAHSSIIVNKHIYESINNNTIKKGDVLAVAQVAGIMAAKKTSDLIPMCHPISLKGVDISFRWEEEQDAYRLVIEVSAKTVGSTGVEMEALTAASVTALTVYDMCKAIDKGMIIGETYLLEKSGGVNGPYKRNS; from the coding sequence ATGAAGAGTTTTACACACTTTAATGATGAGGGTAGAGCAAAAATGGTTGATATAAGTGAAAAAAGCGAAACAGCTCGTAATGCAGTAGCTCACTCAAGCATTATTGTAAATAAACATATATATGAAAGCATTAACAATAATACGATAAAAAAGGGAGATGTTTTGGCTGTAGCGCAAGTAGCAGGCATTATGGCAGCAAAAAAAACATCTGACTTAATTCCAATGTGTCATCCCATTTCCTTAAAGGGAGTCGATATTTCTTTCCGTTGGGAAGAAGAACAAGATGCATACCGTCTAGTCATTGAGGTTTCGGCAAAAACGGTTGGAAGTACTGGGGTAGAGATGGAAGCATTGACTGCAGCATCTGTCACAGCATTAACAGTTTACGATATGTGCAAAGCAATTGATAAAGGAATGATCATTGGCGAAACCTATTTGCTTGAGAAATCAGGCGGGGTTAATGGTCCATACAAAAGGAATAGCTAA